The nucleotide window ACCATCCCGGCGGCCGGTGTCTTCCTGCTGGTGCAGCGCCATCTGGTGGCCGGGCTGACCGCGGGCGGCACCAAGTCGTGAGCAACGCAGCCAAGCAGTGATCCGATTCCGCACCGAGCTTGTTGGGGTACGTCATGACCACTCAGTATCTGGACACCGTTCCCGGCCAGGCGGTTCCGCCAGGTGAGGCGGGGGCGCGCCGCGGCTGGTGGCGCGGCGCCGTCATCTACCAGGTGTACCCGCGCAGTTTCGCGGACGGCGACGGGGACGGCATGGGCGATCTGCCCGGCGTCCGGGCCCGCCTGCCGTACCTGCGCGACCTGGGGGTGGACGCGGTGTGGCTCTCGCCGTTCTACGCCTCCCCGCAGGCGGACGCCGGGTACGACGTGGCCGACTACCGGGCGGTGGACCCGATGTTCGGCACCCTCACCGACGCCGACGACCTGATCCGCGAGGCGCACGCGCTGGGGCTGCGGGTGATCGTGGACGTGGTCCCCAACCACTGCTCGGACCAGCACGAGTGGTTCAAGCGGGCGCTGCGCGAGGGGCCGGGGTCGCCGTCGCGGGAGCGTTTCCACTTCCGGCCCGGCCGCGGTGCCGACGGCCAACTGCCGCCCAACGACTGGGAGTCCATCTTCGGCGGCCCGGCGTGGACGAGGGTCACCGAGCCGGACGGCACCCCGGGCGAGTGGTACCTGCACCTGTTCGCGCCGCAGCAGCCGGACTTCGACTGGGACCACCCGGCGGTGCGCGACGAGTTCCGTTCCATCCTGCGGTTCTGGCTCGACCTGGGGGTGGACGGCTTCCGGATCGACGTGGCGCACGGCCTGGTCAAGGCGCCCGGGCTGCCGGACATCGGCCACGGCGGGCAGTTGAAGCTCCTCGGCAACCAGGTGCTGCCCTTCTTCGACCAGGACGGGGTGCACGAGATCTACCGCAGCTGGCGCCTGGTGCTCGACGAGTACTCCTCCACGGGCGCCGGGGACGCGCTGCCCGGCGAGCGGATCGCGGTGGCCGAGGCGTGGACGCCCACCGTGCGGCGCAGCGCGCTCTACCTGCGCCCGGACGAACTGCACCAGGCGTTCAACTTCGAGTACCTGTCGGCGGATTGGGACGCGGCCGCGCTGCGGAAGGTGATCGACGACTCGCTGGCCGCGATGAACGCCGTGGGCGCCCCGGCCACCTGGGTGCTCTCCAACCACGACGTGGTGCGCCACACCACCCGGCTGGGCACCGGCGACCCCGCACGCGACCTGGTCCGCGCCCGGTCGGCGACGCTGCTGATGCTGGCGCTGCCGGGGTCGGCCTACCTCTACCAGGGCGAGGAGCTGGGGTTGCCGGAGGTCACCGACCTGCCGGACGCGGTGCGCCAGGACCCGGCGTTCTTCCGCGGCGCGGGCCAGGACGGCACCCGGGACGGCTGCCGGGTGCCGCTGCCGTGGTCCGGTGACGCGCCGCCGTACGGGTTCGGTCCGGTGGCGGGCGGGCCGAGCTGGCTGCCGCAGCCGCCCGAGTGGGCCCGGCTGAGCGTGGCCGCGCAGGACGGCGACCCGTCCTCGACGCTGGAGTTCTACCGCGCCGCGCTGGCGGTGCGGCGGGAGCATCCGGCCCTGGGCGCGGGCGAGTCGGTGCGGTGGCTGCCGGCGCCGGAAGGGGTGCTGGAGTTCCGCCGGGACGCCGAGGAGGGTTCGTTCGGCTGCGCGGTCAACCTCACCGAGGACGCGGTGCGGTTGCCGGTGCGCGGACGGGTGCTGCTGGCCTCCGCCGAGGTGGCGGTGGCGGACGGCGCCGACGAGGTGCTGGTACCGGCCGACGGCGCGATCTGGTGGGCGATCTGACATGGCGGTGGCCCGTCGCCTACCCTCGGGGACTGTGACCGCACGGCTGGCCGACATCGCAGCGCAGGCGGGGGTAAGCGAGGCGACGGTCAGCCGGGTGCTCAACGGGAAGCCGGGGGTCTCCGCGGCCACCCGTCAGTCCGTGCTGGCCGCGCTGGATCTGCTCGGCTACGAGCGTCCGGTGCGGCTGCGGCAGCGCAGCGCCGGGCTGATCGGGCTGATCACCCCCGAGCTGGACAACCCGATCTTCCCCGCCTTCGCCCAGGTGATCGGGCAGGCGCTGACCCGGCAGGGGTACACCCCGGTGCTGGCGACCCAGACGCCCGGCGGCTCGACCGAGGACGAGCTGGTCGAGATGCTGGTCGAGCGCGGGGTCAGCGGGATCATCTTCGTCTCGGGGCTGCACGCCGACTCCACCGCCGACCGGGGCCGTTACGAGCGGCTGCGCGGTCAGGGCGTCCCGTTCGTGCTGATCAACGGCTTCGCCGAGGGGGTGCGGGCACCGTTCGTCTCCCCCGACGACCGGGGGGCGGTACGGCTCGCCGTCACCCATTTGGCGGCATTGGGGCATGATCGTATCGGTCTGGCGGTGGGGCCGAAGCGGTTTGTTCCGGTCATGCGCAAAATCGAGGGGTTCACACAGAGCATGCGGGAGGTGCTGGGCGTGACCGGTGAGGCCGCCGAGCGGCTGATCCAGCATTCGCTGTTCACCCTCGAAGGCGGCCGGGCGGCGGCGTCGGCGCTGGTGGACGCCGGCTGCACGGCGGTGGTGTGCGCCTCGGACCTGATGGCGCTGGGCGCGATCCGCGCGGTACGCGAACGCGGGCTGCGGGTCCCCGAGGACGTCTCCGTCGTAGGTTTCGACGACTCCCCGCTGATAGCGTTCACCGACCCGCCGCTGACCACGATCCGGCAGCCGGTGACGGCGATGGGCCAGGCCGCGGTGCACGCGCTGCTGGAGGAGATCGGCGGAACGCCCGCCCCGCACAGCGAGTTCGTGTTTTTGCCCGAACTTGTGGTACGGGGTTCAACCGCGGCCGTTCCGGGGGGCGCCGCCGGGGGCGGGCAGCCCGGTGGTGCCAAGGGCGAGCGGCGCGTCGCGGGCGAAGAACAGCCGTCACCCCGGGGTACCGCGGATGTCCGCGACCCGACCGGGGGGTGATCGGTGCCACGGCGCCGTCTGGCAGACTGTCCACCTATGGGGGAACCGACAGCGAAGATCCTCGATGGCCGTACGGCCGGTCAGTCGCGCTCCACCGGTTCCATCGACGCCGATGGAACAGTGAGTGAGGACCGCCGTACGGAAGACCGTCACACCTTCCTCGCCACGGTCCGCCGCCCCCGCCGCCCCCGGTTGTGGTTCGAGATCCTGCTGATCGGCATCAGCTACTGGGTGTACTCCCTGGTGCGCAACGCGGTGCCGGAGCAGGAGAGGTCCGCGATGCGCCACGCCGACCAGATCTGGCACATCGAGCACGTGCTGGGCATCGCCGTCGAACAGCACATCAACCACGCGGTGAACTCCGTGACGTGGCTGATCGTGGGGATGAACTACTACTACGCCACGCTGCACTTCGTGATGACCATCGGGGTGCTGGTGTGGCTCTTCCGGCGCCATCCGGGGCGTTACGCCTCGGCACGGCTGACCATCTTCGCCACCACCGGTTTCGCCCTGGTGGGGTTCTACTTCTTCCCGCTGGCCCCGCCGCGGCTGATGCACCACGCCCGGTTCGTGGACACGGTGGCGGTCCACCACACCTGGGGTTCGATGGCCTCGGGGGATCTGGCGCACGTCTCCAACCAGTTCGCCGCGATGCCCTCGATGCACATCGGCTGGTCGCTGTGGTGCGGCATCACCATCGCCACGCTGGCCCGCCCGGTGTGGGTCAGGGTGCTGGGACTGCTGTATCCGGTGACCACGCTGGTGGTCATCATCTCCACCGCCAACCACTTCTGGCTGGACGCGATCGGCGGGGTGCTCTGCCTCGGCGTCGGCTTCGGGGTGTCGTTCGCGGTCTACGGCCGGGTCACCTACCGGCTGCCGCGGCACGTACCGCAGCCGGCCGCCGCCCACCTGTAGCGGGCGGCGGGGCTCACCCCTCGTACTCGTAGAAGAGCCGTTCCACCACGCCCCGGGCGCGGCGGGTGGTGCGGCGGTAGTCGTCGACCAGTTCGCCGGCGTGGCCGGGGCCGTAGCCGAGGTGGCGGCCGACGGCGGCCAGCTCGCGGCCGTCGCTGGGGAAGGTGTCGCCGGGGCGCCCGCGGACCAGCATGACGGCGTTGCGCACCCGGGTGGCGAGCACCCACGCCTCGTCGAGGACGGCGGCGTCGTCGGCGGCGACCAGCCCGGCGGCGCGGGCGGCGGCCAGCGCCTGGCGGGTACGGGTGGTGCGCAGCCCCGGCAGTTCGGAGCCGTGCCGCAGTTGCAGCAGTTGCACCGTCCACTCCACGTCCGACAGGCCGCCGCGGCCGAGCTTGGTGTGGGTGGTGGGGTCGGCGCCGCGCGGCAGCCGTTCGGACTCCATGCGTGCCTTCAGCCGCCGGATCTCCCGTACCGCGTCCTCGCTCAGGCCCCCCGAGGGGTAGCGCAGCGGGTCGATCAGCTCGATGAAGCGCCGCCCCAGCTCCTCGTCCCCGGCCACCGGGGTGGCCCGCAGCAGGGCGTGGCTCTCCCAGGTCAGCGACCAGCGCCGGTAGTAGGCGGCGTAGGAGGCCAGGGTGCGCACCAGCGGGCCGGACTTGCCCTCCGGACGCAGGTCGGCGTCGATGACCAGCGGCGGGTCGGTGGTGGGGATCTGGAGCAGCCGGCGCAGCTCGTTGGCGGTCTTCAGGGCGGCCCGGGTGGCCTGGTCGTCGGCGACCCCGGGCAGCGGTTCGTGGACGAACAGCACGTCGGCGTCGGAGCCGTAGCCGAGTTCCCGTCCCCCGTAGCGGCCCATGCCGATGACGGCGAACCGGGTGGGCAGCGGCTCCCCGCCGCCGACCGCGTCGATGGCGGCCTGGAGGGCGCCGGCGAGGGTGGCGGTGGTCAGGTCGGTGACGGCCGAGCCGACGGTGTCCACGGCGGCGCCCGCCCCGCGCTCGGCACGGAGCGCACCGGTGATGTCGGCGGCGGCGACCCGGAACAGTTCGCGCCGGCGCACCCCGCGCACCGCGGTGACCGCCGCCTCCGGGTCGCCGGCCCGGCCGACCGCGGCGCGTACCTCCTGCTCCAGCGCCTCCCGGGACCGCGGGCGCAGCCCCTCCGGGTCGCCGAGCAGCGCCACCGCCTCGGGGGCGCGCAGCAGCAGGTCGGGGGCGAGCCGGCCGGAGGAGAGCACCCGGGCCAGGTTCTCCGCGGCGGCCCCCTCGTCGCGCAGCAGCCGCAAGTACCAGGGGGTGCGGCCGAGGGCGTCGGAGACCTTGCGGAAGCCCAGCAGTCCGGCGTCCGGGTCGGCGGAGTCGGCGAACCAGCCGAGCAGCACCGGCAGCAGGGTGCGCTGGATGGCGGCCTTGCGGCTCACCCCGGAGGCGAGCGCCTCCAGGTGGCGCAGGGCGGCGGCCGGGTCGTGGTAACCCAGCGCGGTCAGGCGCTGCCGGGCGGCGGCCGGGCCGAGCCGTACCTCGCCGGGCTGCAACTGGGCGAAGGCGTCCAGCAGCGGGCGGTAGAAGAGCTTCTCGTGCAGCCGCCGCACCTCGACCGCGTGGCGCTTCCACTCCTTGGTCAGCTCGGCGACCGGCTCGGCCCGGAAGCCCAGGGAGCGGCCGAGGCGGCGCAGGTCCTCCTGCTGTTCGGGGACGAGGTGGGTGCGGCGCAGCCGGTGGAGCTGGATGCGGTGCTCCATGGCGCGGAGGAACTGGTAGGCGGCGTCCAGCGCGGCGGCGTCGGCCCGGCCCACGTAGCCGCCGTCGGCGAGCCGGGCGAGCGCGGTGAGGGTGGTGGGGCTGCGCAGGGTGGTGTCGGTGCGGCCGTGCACCAGTTGCAGCAGCTGGACGGCGAACTCCACGTCCCGCAGGCCGCCGGGGGCCAGTTTCAGCTCGCGTTCGACGTGGGCGGGCGGGATGTTGGCCACCACGCGGCGGCGCATCTGCTGGACGTCGGCGACGAAGTGGTCGCGGTCGGCGGCCTGCCACACCATGGGGGTGACGGCCTCCATGTACGCCTCGCCCAGCGCCTGGTCGCCGGCGACCGGGCGGGCCTTGAGCAGCGCCTGGAACTCCCAGGTCTTCGCCCACCGCCGGTAGTACGCCAGGTGGCTGCTGAGGGTGCGCACCAGCGGCCCGTTCTTGCCCTCGGGGCGCAGGTTGGCGTCCACCTCCCAGATGGTGCCCTCGGCGGTGGTGGCCGAGCAGACCCGCATCATCCGGGCGGCGAGGCGGGTGGCGGCCCGCAGCGCGCGCTGTTCGTCGCCGTCCCCGGCGGCCTCGGCGACGAAGATGACATCGACGTCGGAGACGTAGTTGAGCTCATGTCCGCCCGCCTTGCCCATGGCGATCACCGCGAGCCGGCAGGCTTCGGCGTCCGCGGGTGCCTCGCCGCGGGCGATCTCCAGGGCGGCGCGCAGCGTGGCGGTGGCCAGGTCGGCGAGTTCGGCGGCGGTCTCGGCCAGGGAACTGGTGCCGCAGACGTCGCGGGCGGCGACCCCCAGCAGGCAGCGGCGGTAGGCGGCGCGCAACGCGTCCTGCGGGGTGGCGGTGCCTGCTTCGGCCATGGCGTGGCGCAGCGCCTGGCCGAATTCGTCCACGCCCGGGTGGAGGTCGGCCGACTCGTAGGTGACCAGGGAGTGCCAGTCGAGGGGGTGGCGGGCGAGGTGGTCGCCGAGCGCCTCGGAGGCGCCGAGTACGCCGAGGAGCCGGTCGCGCAGGGGCTTCGCGGCGGTGAGGGTGTCGAGCAGGGTGCGCCGCTCGCCCTCGTCGAGGGCTTCGGCGAGGCGTCGCAGGCCCCGCAGGGCGAGGTCGGGGTCGGCGGTGGCGCCCAGCGCGTCCAGCAGCACCGGGTCCGAACGCACCCCGGCCAGCTCCGCCGCCTCCAGCTCCCGCTCGGCGCCGGCCGGTTCGGTGAACCCGTGCCGCAACAGCCTGCTGAACGTACTGCTGCGCCGCCCTTCCAGCATGGCCCGCCCTCCGTTCGATCGCCCCCGCGAGCCTATCCGTCCGGGGCGCGCCAGGGGACGGCGGTGGCGGGTACGCGCCGCGGGCGCCGGGCGGAATCCGTACCGCCGGGCGCGCGGGCGTACCCGAGGCTTTCCCAGATCTTCACCCACGCGGCACAGCGGTCGCGGGCCGGTCGCCCTACGCTGACGCTGCTCCGCCGCGCTCAGCTTCCTTTCCCCCCTCGACATGGAGGCCCGCAGTGCTCCGCAGCTCTTCCGCAAGGACCCGCCGCACCCTGACCGCCGTCGCCTCCGCGTTCGGCCTCGCCGCCGCGTGGACCGGGCTCGGCGCCGCCCCGGCGCACGCCCAGGCCGTACCGGCGCCGGACCACGTGATCGTGGTCGTCCTGGAGAACCACGGCTACGACCAGGTCATCGGCAACTCCAGCGCCCCGTACATCAATGCGCTGGCCACCGGGGGCGCCAACCTGAGCAACATGCACGCCGAGACCCACCCGAGCCAGCCCAACTACTACGACCTGTTCTCCGGCTCGGACCAGGGCATCACCACCGACGCCTGCGTCACCCCCGGCTTCAGCTCCGCGGCCAACCTCGGCTCCGAACTCCTCGCCGCCGGCAAGCGGTGGGCCAGCTACAACGAGAGCCTGCCCAGCCAGGGTTCGACGGTGTGCACCAGCGGTGAGTACGCCCGCAAGCACAACCCGTGGTTCGGCTTCTCCAACGTGCCCACCTCCACCGCGTACACCTTCGCGCAGTTCCCCACCGACTACACCACGCTGCCGCCGGTCTCGTTCGTCATCCCCAACCTCTGCGACGACATGCACGACTGCTCGGTAAGCACCGGCGACACCTGGCTCAAGAACCACCTCGGCGCCTACGCGACCTGGGCCAAGAGCCACAACAGCCTGCTCGCCGTCACCTTCGACGAGGACGAGGGCACCACCCCCAACAACATCCCCACCGTCCTGTACGGCCAGCCCGTCAAGGCCGGCAGCTCCTCCGCCGCCTCCTACGACCACTACAGCCTGCTGCGCACCATCGAAGACATGAACGGCCTGCCCACCCACGCCGGCAACGCGGCCTCCGCCTCGGACATCACGGACATCTGGAACTGACACAACGTCAGTAAAATCCCCCGCCGCGCCGCCTCGTCATCGGGGCGGCGCGGCGGCGCGCTCACAGCACCGGCAGGTTCTTCCTCAGCTCGAACGGGGTGACCTCGGAGCGGTACTCCTCCCATTCCTGCTTCTTGTTGCGGAGGAAGAAGTCGAAGACGTGCTCGCCGAGGGTTTCGGCGACGAGTTCGCTGCGTTCCATCAGGGTGATGGCCTCGCCGAGGTTCTGCGGGAGGGGTTCGATGCCGAGGGCGCGGCGTTCGGCGTCGGAGAGGGCCCAGACGTCGTCGTCAGCGCCGGCCGGGAGTTCGTAGCCTTCCTCGATGCCCTTCAGGCCGGCGGCGAGGAGGACGGCGTAGGCGAGGTAGGGGTTGGCGCCGGAGTCGAGGGAGCGGACCTCGATGCGGGTGGAGACGGTCTTGCCGGGCTTGTACATCGGCACCCGGATCAGCGCGGAGCGGTTGTTGTGGCCCCAGCAGATGTACGAGGGGGCCTCGCCGCCGGCGCCGGCGGTGCGCTGGGAGCCGCCCCAGATGCGCTTGTAGGAGTTGACCCACTGGTTGGTGACGGCGGAGATCTCGCCGGCGTGGCGCAGCAGGCCGGCGATGAACGAGCG belongs to Streptantibioticus cattleyicolor NRRL 8057 = DSM 46488 and includes:
- a CDS encoding bifunctional [glutamine synthetase] adenylyltransferase/[glutamine synthetase]-adenylyl-L-tyrosine phosphorylase, with translation MLEGRRSSTFSRLLRHGFTEPAGAERELEAAELAGVRSDPVLLDALGATADPDLALRGLRRLAEALDEGERRTLLDTLTAAKPLRDRLLGVLGASEALGDHLARHPLDWHSLVTYESADLHPGVDEFGQALRHAMAEAGTATPQDALRAAYRRCLLGVAARDVCGTSSLAETAAELADLATATLRAALEIARGEAPADAEACRLAVIAMGKAGGHELNYVSDVDVIFVAEAAGDGDEQRALRAATRLAARMMRVCSATTAEGTIWEVDANLRPEGKNGPLVRTLSSHLAYYRRWAKTWEFQALLKARPVAGDQALGEAYMEAVTPMVWQAADRDHFVADVQQMRRRVVANIPPAHVERELKLAPGGLRDVEFAVQLLQLVHGRTDTTLRSPTTLTALARLADGGYVGRADAAALDAAYQFLRAMEHRIQLHRLRRTHLVPEQQEDLRRLGRSLGFRAEPVAELTKEWKRHAVEVRRLHEKLFYRPLLDAFAQLQPGEVRLGPAAARQRLTALGYHDPAAALRHLEALASGVSRKAAIQRTLLPVLLGWFADSADPDAGLLGFRKVSDALGRTPWYLRLLRDEGAAAENLARVLSSGRLAPDLLLRAPEAVALLGDPEGLRPRSREALEQEVRAAVGRAGDPEAAVTAVRGVRRRELFRVAAADITGALRAERGAGAAVDTVGSAVTDLTTATLAGALQAAIDAVGGGEPLPTRFAVIGMGRYGGRELGYGSDADVLFVHEPLPGVADDQATRAALKTANELRRLLQIPTTDPPLVIDADLRPEGKSGPLVRTLASYAAYYRRWSLTWESHALLRATPVAGDEELGRRFIELIDPLRYPSGGLSEDAVREIRRLKARMESERLPRGADPTTHTKLGRGGLSDVEWTVQLLQLRHGSELPGLRTTRTRQALAAARAAGLVAADDAAVLDEAWVLATRVRNAVMLVRGRPGDTFPSDGRELAAVGRHLGYGPGHAGELVDDYRRTTRRARGVVERLFYEYEG
- a CDS encoding alkaline phosphatase family protein encodes the protein MLRSSSARTRRTLTAVASAFGLAAAWTGLGAAPAHAQAVPAPDHVIVVVLENHGYDQVIGNSSAPYINALATGGANLSNMHAETHPSQPNYYDLFSGSDQGITTDACVTPGFSSAANLGSELLAAGKRWASYNESLPSQGSTVCTSGEYARKHNPWFGFSNVPTSTAYTFAQFPTDYTTLPPVSFVIPNLCDDMHDCSVSTGDTWLKNHLGAYATWAKSHNSLLAVTFDEDEGTTPNNIPTVLYGQPVKAGSSSAASYDHYSLLRTIEDMNGLPTHAGNAASASDITDIWN
- a CDS encoding LacI family DNA-binding transcriptional regulator, which encodes MTARLADIAAQAGVSEATVSRVLNGKPGVSAATRQSVLAALDLLGYERPVRLRQRSAGLIGLITPELDNPIFPAFAQVIGQALTRQGYTPVLATQTPGGSTEDELVEMLVERGVSGIIFVSGLHADSTADRGRYERLRGQGVPFVLINGFAEGVRAPFVSPDDRGAVRLAVTHLAALGHDRIGLAVGPKRFVPVMRKIEGFTQSMREVLGVTGEAAERLIQHSLFTLEGGRAAASALVDAGCTAVVCASDLMALGAIRAVRERGLRVPEDVSVVGFDDSPLIAFTDPPLTTIRQPVTAMGQAAVHALLEEIGGTPAPHSEFVFLPELVVRGSTAAVPGGAAGGGQPGGAKGERRVAGEEQPSPRGTADVRDPTGG
- a CDS encoding glycoside hydrolase family 13 protein, translated to MTTQYLDTVPGQAVPPGEAGARRGWWRGAVIYQVYPRSFADGDGDGMGDLPGVRARLPYLRDLGVDAVWLSPFYASPQADAGYDVADYRAVDPMFGTLTDADDLIREAHALGLRVIVDVVPNHCSDQHEWFKRALREGPGSPSRERFHFRPGRGADGQLPPNDWESIFGGPAWTRVTEPDGTPGEWYLHLFAPQQPDFDWDHPAVRDEFRSILRFWLDLGVDGFRIDVAHGLVKAPGLPDIGHGGQLKLLGNQVLPFFDQDGVHEIYRSWRLVLDEYSSTGAGDALPGERIAVAEAWTPTVRRSALYLRPDELHQAFNFEYLSADWDAAALRKVIDDSLAAMNAVGAPATWVLSNHDVVRHTTRLGTGDPARDLVRARSATLLMLALPGSAYLYQGEELGLPEVTDLPDAVRQDPAFFRGAGQDGTRDGCRVPLPWSGDAPPYGFGPVAGGPSWLPQPPEWARLSVAAQDGDPSSTLEFYRAALAVRREHPALGAGESVRWLPAPEGVLEFRRDAEEGSFGCAVNLTEDAVRLPVRGRVLLASAEVAVADGADEVLVPADGAIWWAI
- a CDS encoding phosphatase PAP2 family protein, which codes for MGEPTAKILDGRTAGQSRSTGSIDADGTVSEDRRTEDRHTFLATVRRPRRPRLWFEILLIGISYWVYSLVRNAVPEQERSAMRHADQIWHIEHVLGIAVEQHINHAVNSVTWLIVGMNYYYATLHFVMTIGVLVWLFRRHPGRYASARLTIFATTGFALVGFYFFPLAPPRLMHHARFVDTVAVHHTWGSMASGDLAHVSNQFAAMPSMHIGWSLWCGITIATLARPVWVRVLGLLYPVTTLVVIISTANHFWLDAIGGVLCLGVGFGVSFAVYGRVTYRLPRHVPQPAAAHL